The Corynebacterium felinum DNA segment CCTCCACAGCAGCCTGGCCAAAGGTGTGAGAACGCAGATCCGGATTGAACTTCAGCTTAAAACCAGGCGAATCAGTGTGTGCACCAATCACCCGAAAACCACTGCGTGTCGACGCCGTCTCGGGAACAAACCACGCCACAAGCGCACCACCGCGCACCAAAAAATGCCCACCTGGGGCAGCATCCCACTTTTTCGTTTCCTCCTGCTGGACAAACCCAGCCTCTTTCAGCATGTGTGCACCAAAGTCCGCAGCATGGAAGGAACTCGGCGAAGCAGCAATAAAACTAATCAGATCCCAAGACATGAGTTTCAGTGTATGTCAGATATGGTAAGAGGTTGTGAAACTAGCTCTCTCCCCCTCCCGCGCATCCGACTACCAGCAATGCCCGCTGCTGTATAGATTTCGCGCACTAGACAAATTGCCGGAACCCAAAACTGTCGCTCAAGTCAAAGGCACCCTCGTCCATGCCTGCCTCGAAGACATGCATTCATGGCCAAAACAAGAGCGCACGTATCCAGCAGTGGTCAAAAGGCTCAAACCAAACTGGGCCAACATGTGCGAGGAAGACCCAGAACTTACCCAACTCGTACCTGAAGCAGAAACCCTCGACTTCCTCGTCGAATGCCGCAGCCTGCTGCGCGGCTATTTTGAAATGGAAAACCCGCAAGGCTTTGATGCGCATGCCTGTGAAATGTTTGTTGACACCACCTTGCCCAACGGAGTGCCAGTGCGTGGATTCATCGATCGCGTCGATATCGCCCCCACCGGCGAAGTGCGCGTAGTCGACTACAAAACTGGTAAAAAGCCTATTCCCCGATTCAGTGACCAGGCGAAATTTCAAATGCGCTTCTACGCGCTTGTGTGGTGGCGCTTACACGGTGTGATCCCTCACCAGCTACGCCTGATGTATCTCAAAGTATCCGACTCTCTGTTTTTAGCGCCCTCCAAAGAAGAGCTGGAATATTTTGAGCGTGACCTTGGCGATTTGTGGGAAAAGATTATGGGTGATCTGCGTGAGCAAAGTTTTAAAACCAAAACCTCCAAGCTATGTAATTGGTGTCCACACCAAAACTTATGCCCCGAATTTGGGGGCACCCCACCAGAATTTCCAGCCGCTGCCGTGGTGAACTCCTAAAAAAATTCCTAATAGTTCGCTGATTATCTAAGTGAGTGTGTGTGCTAACGCTCTGTGAGACATTTCTGTGACGTGTCGGCAATAGTGGGTACACGCTATGAGTAGCCGATCGCTGGTTTTGCCCACTTTTGCTGGCAGTGCACATCGGGTGCCGCAGTATTTGATTAAGGCTGAAATGGCTGTACAGGAGCATAGTTTAGGGGTGAGTGCGCTGGGGTGATATGGGTATGGGTGTGTCTGCGCTACTCGGTGCTTCGCGGGAAAAGTGGAAGTATCGTGTCAATCAAATATGGAAACTATGAAAGAACTAAGTTAGTTAAGCATAAGCTAAAAATAGGCCTTCTACCTTTGCTTCTATTTAAAGTGTCTTAAGCCTAACCTTCGTGGTAATCGGATAGTCTTTCCCCCTAACATGGAAACATCGCGTCAACGCACATGCTTCTATAGCACCGACACCCGCCCGCCACCCACATTGAAGAAGGGGGTAAAACCCATGGCACAGCCCAGGCATCCAGGAGAAATTCTGGAGCAAGACTTTATTCAGCCAGCCGGAATGAGCCACTACGATGTAGCAAAGCGCATGTACACCGCTGAAGGAGTTGTGGACAAACTTGTTGCGGGAAGTATTGGCGTTACGTGGAATCTTTCCAAACGCCTCGCCAGCGTCTTTGGCACCGACCAAACCTTTTGGCTTCAAGCCCAACGCGACTGGGACGCAGCCAACAGCTAAACGAAAAAAGGGACGATGTGTTATTTCACATCGCCCTTAAATTTCTGCTGAGCATGCCTGCTTACAGGAAGCGGATCTAGAATAGCCCTTTGATCAAGCCCTGATCAACGGAAATCTTTTCCGCTGCAGGAACCTTTGGTAGTCCAGGCATGGTCATCACATCGCCAGTCAGTGCCACAATGAACCCCGCACCAATGCGCGGCAGCAACTGGCGCACATGCACAGTGTGACCTTCGGCAGCGCCAAGTGCCGTGGGATCGTCGCTGAACGAATATTGGGTTTTTGAAATGCACACCGGCAGACCATCCCATCCGTGGGCCTTTAAATACTCCAGATCCGCACGTGCCTGTTTTGACCACTGCACAGTGTGTGCACCGTAAATTTCCTGCGCGATCGTGCTTATCGACTCTTCAATGCCTTCGGAGGGGTCATAGAGCGAGTGTGAAGGGGTGTCTTGTTCAAGCTCTAACACTGCTTGTGCAAGATTATCCGCACCGTCACCACCATTGGCCCATACAGTGACAGGATATAATCCCACGCCGAACTCTTTGGCCCAGGACAGCATCCAGTCTTGCTCTTGAGCCGTGTCGGAGCTGAAGAGATTCAGCGCGATAATGGGTTCGACACCGAACTTGCGCACGTTACGCACATGCTTTTCCAAGTTGATAATTCCCTTAGCCAGCGCTGGGATATTTTCTGCGGTGAGTGCTTCCTTTGCAGCACCACCGTTGTATTTTAAGGAACGAATGGTGGCAACGATGACGCACCCAGCAACGTCGAGTCCACCCGCGCGGGCCTTAATGTCGAAGAATTTTTCTGCGCCCAGATCGGAGCCGAAACCAGCTTCGGTCAGCACCACATCGGCGTAGCTCAAAGCCGTGGTTGTGGCGATTAACGAATTGCATCCATGGGCAATATTGGCAAACGGGCCACCATGGACAAAGGCGGGAGTGCCACCTAAGGTTTGGACAAGATTCGGGTTCAGTGCTTCTTTCAGCAGCGCAGTTAGTGCGCCTTGGGCGTGAAGATCGCCCGCTGTGATTGGTTGACCTTGGTAGCTTTGTGCAACCACCATGTTTGCTAAGCGTGTTTCAAGATCCTCCACTGAAGTAGCGAGACACAGCACCGCCATGATTTCACTTGCAGCAGTAATGCTAAAGCCAGTCTCCGTGGGGGTACCATGAGCCTTTCCGCCAAGGCCGGTGATGACATGGCGCAAGCTTCGATCGTTGACATCGAGGCATCGTTGCCACGTGATGCGGCGTGGATCGATATCAAGACTATTGCCGTGCTGAATGTGGTTATCGATCAGTGCAGCCAGTGTGTTGTTGGCACCGGTGATGGCGTGGAAATCACCGGTGAAATGAAGGTTGATGTCCTCCATTGGCACAATCTGAGAATAACCGCCGCCGGCAGCGCCGCCTTTAATGCCGAATACGGGTCCGAGTGAGGGCTCACGGATAGCAACGATGGTGGAGTGCCCCTGTGCTCGGATCGCATCCGCGAGGCCGATAAGGACAGTGGATTTACCTTCTCCTGCTGGTGTGGGCGACATGCCTGTGACCAGAATGAGTTTTCCTTGGGGGTTGGTGGTGGTCTGGGAGATATCGATTTTTGCTTTGTTTCGCCCGTATCCAATCACGGCGTTGTCGGGTAAGCCTGCGCGTTGGGCGATGATCTGAATGGGTTCTAGGGTGTGTGCTTGGGCGATTTCGACATCGGTCAGGGGTGCTTGCTGGGTCAGTGTGGTCGGTGGTGTCACGGCGCTAGTGTCTCCTTTGGTTCGGGAACTTTCACAACAAGGGTGTGATCCTGTGCTCAGGGTTTCGCGCAGAATCTGACTGTGCCCGTGTGAAGAATCGTTGAACGGTGCCACATATAATCTATCGGAAGTTGAACGCAACAACGGGGGCGACGAGAATTCGTCGCCCCCGTTGAGACACCCACGTCCCAGACTAAACAGGATCAGTGGTGTGGGAATGTGTTAATTATCGAGATACAAGGTTCCGCGGAACACAGGGTGCATCAGGTTTTCGGTGGACAGCACCTGGTTGAGGGTGTCCTCATCCATCAGGCCCTTTTCTAGAACCAGTTCGCGCACAGACTTGCCGGTGCGGGCTGCTTCTTTGCCGATCAAATCACCATTGTGGTGGCCGATGAATGGGTTGAGGTAGGTGACAATACCGATGGAGTTATCTACGTACGCGCGGCACACCTCAGCGTTTGCGGTGATGCCCGTGACACACTTCTCACGCAGGGTGTCCGCTGCGTTGCCGAGGATATCGATGGACTCGAACAGTGCCTGGCCAATCGCAGGCTCCATGACGTTGAGCTGCAGCTGGCCAGCTTCGGCAGCCATGAGTACGGTGAAGTCGTTGCCAAATACCTTGAAGCAGACTTGGTTAACCACTTCAGGGATCACTGGGTTGACCTTTGCTGGCATGATGGAAGAACCAGCTTGGCGTTCAGGCAAGTTGATCTCATTCAGGCCAGCGCGTGGACCGGAAGAGAGCAGGCGCAGGTCGTTGCAGATCTTCGACAGCTTCATGGCAGCACGCTTGACTGCGGAGTGCACGAGTACGTATGCGCCGGTGTCGGAGGTTGCTTCGATGAGGTCTGCTGCCGATTTGATGGGCAGTCCGGTTACTTCAGCTAGTGCTGCGGTGACCTGGTGGCGGTAGCCGGCAGGGGTGTTCAGGCCGGTGCCGATGGCGGTTGCGCCGAGGTTGATTTCTAGGAGACGTTCTGCCGCGGCGCGCAGGATTGCTTGCTCTTCGGCAAGGTTGTGAGCGAAAGCGTTGAATTCATCACCAAGCGTCATGGGTACTGCATCTTGAAGCTGGGTGCGACCCATCTTGAGGATATCGACGAACTCCCCTGATTTGGCGTGGAATGCTTGCTGTAGCGCGTCGACCTGGTCGATGAGCTTCATCATGCAGGCATAGAGACCAAGGCGGAAGCCGGTGGGGTATGCGTCATTGGTTGACTGCGACATGTTCACATCGTCATTGGGGTTGATGACTTCGTAGTCGCCCTTTTCTTTACCCAAGAATTCGAGTGCGAGGTTAGCGATCACTTCGTTGGTGTTCATGTTGAGGCTGGTGCCAGCCCCGCCTTGGAAGACATCGATGGGGAATTGATCCATGCAGCGACCGTGCTCCAAGATTTGATCGCATGCCCACACGATAGCGTCGCACTTTTTGCCCGGCAGGGTGTGGAGGCGACGGTTAGCCATGGCCGCGGCTTTTTTGACCTGAACCATGCCGCGGATGAACTCTGGTACATCGTTGATGGTGGTTCCGGAGATTTGGAAGTTATCTATTGCGCGTAAGGTGTGGATACCGTAGTAGTACTCGTTGGGTACTTCCATTGAGCCGAGGAGGTCAACTTCGGTGCGCGTTGCTTTGTGCGCGGTCGTTGCCGGGGCGTGAGCTGCAGACTCGGTTGTGGTTGCAGCGTGTAGGGTTTCTGGGTTCTTCTTCGAAGACTTAGCCATGGTGTGAAAGACCATTCTCCTGTGAGTTGTGAGTGTTTACAAGCCCCAACACTACGTGAGAAATCCCATTCTGTGTCAAGATGTTCAGACACTGTGGTGAAGAAGTTGGCGCAAGGTTGTACATATCGAAAATTGCAGTACTTTTCATCGCCGAAAAAATGGTGAGGTTACGCCTTGTGTACTGGGGTTTGAGCTTTTCGACGTCGCTACAACAGCAGCGTTTGTAGCACCGTTGCTTTTTCACTTCTCCCCTTTTGCGGGCCACTAAGTTTTAGGGCAGCATGCCACTGGCGTGGATGAAATGGAGTAGCTCGTACGCTCGGCGGCATAGGATATCTTGGGTGAGATCCTGTGCGCGTGCGTGGGTGTAGGTGACGGCAAATCGGCCGCGTGGTGTGCTCAGTGCTGAAACGCAGTGGGGTGTGTGGGGAAGTTCTGGGGAAAGGGCAAAATAGATGCGCTCGTGTGCATCTTTAAAAGAGGCGTGAATTAAGAGTTTTGTTCTTCTTAATGATCGATAGGTGACGGTATCGCTGGTTATTCGTAAAATCTCGTCCGTGTTTAAAACATTGTTGGAGTAGCGCACCATACAGACTAGTTTGGGGTCAGAAAACTGAATGGTTTTAACTTCTACTATGATTCCAGCTTCTTCGAAAAGGCTCGGTGGGAAGTGCTCGCAGGGGTCGATTAAGCTAAGCGATCCATCCCTGTGGTTGAATGCTTCGAAGTATCTTCTTTCGGGATCAAGTGGGATCATGGTGCTTTTCCAAATCAGATCGGAGGAATATTTTTCTGCACTGGTAGAGTCGGCTCGTGCGGAAGAAGAAGCTGATGGTACTGCTACGCTACAGCCGCTAAGAACGATTCCGAGTAATAATGCGATAAGGCACAGTGCTGGGAGGAATGTGTGTGCAGTGCGAAGCGGTTGTGGTGCGCTGTATTTTTTCACGAAAACCCTCCTTGTGTTTTTCCATACATTACGTTTTAGAGCCGATAGGAAAACGATAAAACTTTTAGAGCAAAAAGTCGCGAAATTGCGTCAGTGAAGTGCTTTTTTGGGGGCAATGGGGGTAAAGTTTCGTGGGCTGTGCAGGTCTTCCCATCCATTATTTATATAACTACAGAGGTTTTCGATGGTGGCCTAAAAGAATCAGTCGAGCTCACAAGCGTGACAAAACGGTGGGGTGGGCGACACAATCATGGCTTGATCTGTGAATTGCCCTATAACAGATTCAGAAAAAGGTGTGAAAAAGGGTAAATAAATGACCATCAGCATAAAGAATGCTGATGGCCTCATAGGGAGTGTGTGCGGGTCATCTTAAATGCGTGCGATTCGGATTTCGGTAGCCAAGATTGCTTGGGCGCCGAGAGCTGCAAGCTCATCCATTACAGTGTTTGCCTCCTTGCGTGGAACCATGGCGCGAACCGCAACCCACTGATCGTTGGCAAGCGGCGACACAGTGGGGCCAGAAATGCCTGGGGTGATGGCGGTGGCGTCGTCAAGCAAACGGCGCTCCACGTTGTAGTCGAGCATCAGGAAGTTACGGGCATGCACAATGCCTTCAATGCGGCGCAACAGCACCTGCATTTCTGGGGTGAGCTCTACCCCACTACGAGCAACAACAATAGCTTCAGAATTGACCAGCGGTTCCCCGAAAGGCTCCAAGCCTTGCTGGCGCAAGGTGCGGCCAGTCGAAACGACATCGGCAATCGCATCAGCAACACCGAGTTTGATGGAGATCTCCACAGCCCCATCCAAGCGCAGTACTTCAGCTTCAATGCCGCGTGCGCGCAGATCGTTGCGGACCAAGTTGGGGTACGAGGTAGCAATGCGCTTTCCGGCAAGCTTGTCGATAGTCCACAACTCGTTTTTCGGTGCGGCGTAGCGGAAAGTCGACGAACCAAAGCCGAGGCTGAGCACATCAGTGACATTCGCCTGTGAATCGGCAGCAAGGTCGCGCCCAGTGATGCCGAGGTCGAGGTGACCGTTGGCAACGTAAATTGCGATGTCTTTCGGGCGAAGGAAGAAAAATTCGACGTTGTTTGCTTTATCAAGGAGGGTTAGAGCCTTGCTGTCGCCACGGTTGGTATACCCAGCTTCGCGGAGGATTTCAACAGCAGTGTCAGACAATGACCCTTTGTTGGGGACTGCAACTTTTAACATAGGGATTCCTAGAGATACTTGTAGATGTCTTCCGGGCGAATGCCTCGGGCTACCATCATGGTTTGAGTCCAGTACACAAGCTGGGAGATTTCCTCGGCAAGTTCTTCGTCAGACTGGTACTCAGCAGCAATCCATACCTCGCCGGCTTCTTCGATGATTTTCTTGCCCAGATGATGCACACCCTTGTCTAAGGCAGCAACAGTGCCGGAACCCTCAGGGCGGGTTGCGGCGCGGTCAAGTAATTCTTCGTACAGCGAGTCAAAGTTCTTCACCTGTGCGATTATTGCACAGCCCGAAACCATTGTCGTAAATCTTTCGCTTGTGTCCCCACAAAAGAGGGTGTGTGCATATTATGAACTCCCTGTGGGCGGTCGTGTGTTGCGTTCGGCGCGGCAAACACTATGCATCCTGCGTTCACGGCGGCGGTCATACCGGGAGTGGAGTCTTCAAAGACAAGGCAATTATGCGGTTGAGTTTTGAGTATGCGTGCCGCAGTGGTGTAGATAAGTGGGTCGGGTTTACCGTGTGCGACTTCGTCGCCACAGATTGATCCGGCGAAAAGATCTGCCCCAATCGCCTTCATTGCGGGGTGTGCAAGCTCCCGGGTTGTGTTGGTGACAATGAAAGAAGGGATGCCCGCATCTTTGAGCGAGCGTAAAAGCGTGTCGACGCCGGGGTTGATCGGTGCGTTGGCAAGAAGTTCGCGCATGCGGGCGAACATGATGGATTGAAAATAGGTGTAATCGCTCTCGGTGAGTCTGATCCCAGCGTGCGCGGCACAGATGGTGGCTGTGTTGTGAAAGGAACCACCAACTGTTTTCTCGCGGAGCTTGGGGGTGAGTCTGCGCCCCATGGACTCGCTGAGTTCGTAGGTGGCTATTTCCCAGAGTGGTTCTGAGTTGATGAGGGTTCCGTCCATGTCCCACAGCACTGCTTTCATGATCTCTATCGTTGTTGAGTGTGCGGGCAGGTGCCAAATCGGTGGGGTTTAGTTGAAGAAATGCGCGATGTCACTAAGCGTATTTCCTAAGCCGTCAAAGATGCCCACCTTGTGCCCGCCGCCAACAACGAGTGCGGTCGCTGCGAGCGACAGGATGCGGTTGATGACACTTCGGATGAGCTTAAACACCGCATAGATCGCGGCTAGTCCGAGGATGAGGGGGACGAGATTGTCGGAAGATAAAAGGTCGGCGGTGTTCATGGAAGTACAGGAGATCCTTGTGTCGGAAGAATGAGGGGGAGGATACGCGGCGAGGTGGTGGGAAAACCTAGTAGAGGACAGTCACGTGGGCGGGAGCAAAAGTGCACAAGGGATTGGTGGTGCAACAAGAAACATAGATTAGCACAATTGTACGATATCTTTCGGCGGTGGCTGAAGCTACTGACGTGTTCGATTTGCGTTCGAATGTCTTTCACCCGAAAAACCTGGACTCAAAATGAATGTGAGAAAGGCGAAAAGCCTAGTGGGTTTCATGAAAGCCCACTAGGCTACGAGCTTGCGTTTCGGGGAAGAAGAGGGGTTGTTCTCCCCTACCGCTGAAGATCACAGGTGACTAAACATCTACACCATAAAGCTAGATGCTAACCGTAGCTGTGATCAGAGCACGCGAACTAGACATTAAAGTACTTCGCTTCAGGGTGATAGAGCACAAAAGCATCCGTCGACTGCTCAGGGTGGAGCTGGAGTTCCTCCGACAAAACCACGCCAATACGTTCCGGCTCCAGCAACTCAACCATGGTGATGCGCGATTCCAAATCTGGGCACGAACCATAACCAAAGGAATAACGAGCACCTCGATACTTCAAATCGAAGAAATCAACAGTGTTCTCCGAATCTTCATCGCCAGCGCGAGTGCCATCTGAGAATGCGAGTTCGGCGCGTACACGGGAGTGCCAGTACTCGGCGAGGGCCTCAGTGAGCTGAACACCAATGCCGTGGACTTCGAGG contains these protein-coding regions:
- a CDS encoding RecB family exonuclease, which encodes MKLALSPSRASDYQQCPLLYRFRALDKLPEPKTVAQVKGTLVHACLEDMHSWPKQERTYPAVVKRLKPNWANMCEEDPELTQLVPEAETLDFLVECRSLLRGYFEMENPQGFDAHACEMFVDTTLPNGVPVRGFIDRVDIAPTGEVRVVDYKTGKKPIPRFSDQAKFQMRFYALVWWRLHGVIPHQLRLMYLKVSDSLFLAPSKEELEYFERDLGDLWEKIMGDLREQSFKTKTSKLCNWCPHQNLCPEFGGTPPEFPAAAVVNS
- a CDS encoding HigA family addiction module antitoxin produces the protein MAQPRHPGEILEQDFIQPAGMSHYDVAKRMYTAEGVVDKLVAGSIGVTWNLSKRLASVFGTDQTFWLQAQRDWDAANS
- a CDS encoding formate--tetrahydrofolate ligase, with the translated sequence MTDVEIAQAHTLEPIQIIAQRAGLPDNAVIGYGRNKAKIDISQTTTNPQGKLILVTGMSPTPAGEGKSTVLIGLADAIRAQGHSTIVAIREPSLGPVFGIKGGAAGGGYSQIVPMEDINLHFTGDFHAITGANNTLAALIDNHIQHGNSLDIDPRRITWQRCLDVNDRSLRHVITGLGGKAHGTPTETGFSITAASEIMAVLCLATSVEDLETRLANMVVAQSYQGQPITAGDLHAQGALTALLKEALNPNLVQTLGGTPAFVHGGPFANIAHGCNSLIATTTALSYADVVLTEAGFGSDLGAEKFFDIKARAGGLDVAGCVIVATIRSLKYNGGAAKEALTAENIPALAKGIINLEKHVRNVRKFGVEPIIALNLFSSDTAQEQDWMLSWAKEFGVGLYPVTVWANGGDGADNLAQAVLELEQDTPSHSLYDPSEGIEESISTIAQEIYGAHTVQWSKQARADLEYLKAHGWDGLPVCISKTQYSFSDDPTALGAAEGHTVHVRQLLPRIGAGFIVALTGDVMTMPGLPKVPAAEKISVDQGLIKGLF
- the aspA gene encoding aspartate ammonia-lyase, with the protein product MAKSSKKNPETLHAATTTESAAHAPATTAHKATRTEVDLLGSMEVPNEYYYGIHTLRAIDNFQISGTTINDVPEFIRGMVQVKKAAAMANRRLHTLPGKKCDAIVWACDQILEHGRCMDQFPIDVFQGGAGTSLNMNTNEVIANLALEFLGKEKGDYEVINPNDDVNMSQSTNDAYPTGFRLGLYACMMKLIDQVDALQQAFHAKSGEFVDILKMGRTQLQDAVPMTLGDEFNAFAHNLAEEQAILRAAAERLLEINLGATAIGTGLNTPAGYRHQVTAALAEVTGLPIKSAADLIEATSDTGAYVLVHSAVKRAAMKLSKICNDLRLLSSGPRAGLNEINLPERQAGSSIMPAKVNPVIPEVVNQVCFKVFGNDFTVLMAAEAGQLQLNVMEPAIGQALFESIDILGNAADTLREKCVTGITANAEVCRAYVDNSIGIVTYLNPFIGHHNGDLIGKEAARTGKSVRELVLEKGLMDEDTLNQVLSTENLMHPVFRGTLYLDN
- the hisG gene encoding ATP phosphoribosyltransferase; amino-acid sequence: MLKVAVPNKGSLSDTAVEILREAGYTNRGDSKALTLLDKANNVEFFFLRPKDIAIYVANGHLDLGITGRDLAADSQANVTDVLSLGFGSSTFRYAAPKNELWTIDKLAGKRIATSYPNLVRNDLRARGIEAEVLRLDGAVEISIKLGVADAIADVVSTGRTLRQQGLEPFGEPLVNSEAIVVARSGVELTPEMQVLLRRIEGIVHARNFLMLDYNVERRLLDDATAITPGISGPTVSPLANDQWVAVRAMVPRKEANTVMDELAALGAQAILATEIRIARI
- a CDS encoding phosphoribosyl-ATP diphosphatase, whose translation is MVSGCAIIAQVKNFDSLYEELLDRAATRPEGSGTVAALDKGVHHLGKKIIEEAGEVWIAAEYQSDEELAEEISQLVYWTQTMMVARGIRPEDIYKYL
- a CDS encoding HAD family hydrolase, translated to MKAVLWDMDGTLINSEPLWEIATYELSESMGRRLTPKLREKTVGGSFHNTATICAAHAGIRLTESDYTYFQSIMFARMRELLANAPINPGVDTLLRSLKDAGIPSFIVTNTTRELAHPAMKAIGADLFAGSICGDEVAHGKPDPLIYTTAARILKTQPHNCLVFEDSTPGMTAAVNAGCIVFAAPNATHDRPQGVHNMHTPSFVGTQAKDLRQWFRAVQ